The window tcaattgagACTTatgaaatttcaagaaaaataattcaacttacttttatttattttatttttcgtaaaaCAGCTGAAGcgtaattaattacaattcttttgtataattaagagaaaaaaatatatatatatttcactattgctgtatttttaaaatgaaaaaaaatttatttaaattaattaaaaataataatagttattacaggcaattaaaaaaaatatttaattaatttttttattttcattaataacgtttataataaatacttatcttgataattttattaaacgaTATATATCGTATTAACgaattatataattcaattaaaattcaatgaggATTCGTTGAGCTCTGAAGAAGAGTAAAAAACGAGTAAGACATACGTAaaacctttaaaaaaaaacaatcaccaaaattaaatccataaaaattataaattaaattataaataatatcttaCTTTCATAAATGTTTGTagagataaatttataagtgGTCCAGCTTTAAATATCATAGGTTTATGTGAtcttgtaattaaaattcccAACGAACGTTTATATTTCTTATCAAATTTCCACCAATTACTTGTTATCGCTGTGAATGCAAGTGTTTCACTCTACaccatcaacaaaaaaaaacaatataaattacaattaatatattaacataaataattaacaaaagtatcaattattttttcatacttgaATTGTCAGTTCATTTCCATTCcaacagaaaataaatatttgataagtCATGCAGCACATGTACATCATCATGCCAAATATCTCAGCAGGAATATAAACCGTCATCTTTTAATAAAGcccaaaataaatcaaatatccaataaataaaataaataaaatacctgaACAACATGAAAAGCAGTTAAACAAATGATCAAACAATTAGCAATTAATTGATACATAATAACTGTACCAAAAATACTTTGAACTTCATCAATAAAtctgtataataaataaacaaaataaataattaattaaatattgaataatattaataaaaatacttaattCATGACAACAACACTGTGTTGAACTGATTGATTAATTTCTTGATGAACATTtttatcaccatcatcaattgataatatattttgtttaattactTCCAATTGACAACAAGCAACATTTATAAATCCATTGATAAGAGTATCCATTCCAATATTATGACAACAAGCAATAATAACAGCAACAGCTTGATGACCACATGTTAATTCAAATGCTGGTGATAATTTTGTATCATATGGATACCATCCATCCATTGGCAATTGTCTTTCATTGCCAGTTATTGCATTACTTATTGGTACAAAACCCCAACAAAATACAGCCATTGTACCAAAACTTTGATAAGCAATATGATGCTTTATTCCAGACCATGCATACCAAGTAAATATACGttcatatttatcaaaattttttgtaaataattcacTGGAAATTGTGTCAAATAGCAACTGAATtcgtttttgatttttaattataacacaaatctataattttgttaattatgttgttaatattttattttgttttctttgatttatcaGTGAGATACCTTGTAAGCATGTACACTATTTGTCATTAGAAGAAATGTACTTGCAACCATTACTTCAATATTACcccaaaatacaaaaatatttatcaattgaacgACAAGATAAATAccaagaataaatataaaactaaataatgtaaatatataataaatatttctccaTGATGATACTGGTGGCCAAGTACcaagatatttaattatttttaatgatatatttaattgtaaatttggcTTTAAATGTTTGagtgaattattttcaattgtaaaagtatcaattgatttattttcatttgataatgtCATTTTTCGAATGAGTTACTTTGCACactgaattttgaaaatttctgTGGTTTATTGAGCTCATCCAGCTGATgaaagttgaaataatattattgcagTCTCTATcattgtattaatattttgtggcTTGTAATTTGtctaaaatatgaataaaatataatttttccaagAAATAATCAAGCTTGTAATAATACTGGAAATAATCTGAGAgaattatttagttatttaactctgtcattatattttattgatcatatttttaactttactGTATATTTTGATTACAGGCTTACTCCAATCAATATCTAACTGATGTTTAAATTCGAATTGTACTATCAACGAACGTCTGTatccatttattatttaatataaaagcaattattgatttttgatgatgaataataattacaagacATTGTAGATGTTCACATGTAATAATAACACatcaaaaaatgtaaatagcaaaaaagaaaatatttaaaatttatatttttttattaaatttttaccaacaattttttttatcaacaaatatgaCTTTCCcacttataaaataattgaataataaattacaaatataattaaaattagttaaataattattatggcagtaaatgaatttaatcatTGGTAttctcatttttaaaaatcaggAAGATCGTACCATTCCATGCTCTTGTTTTTCGAGTAatccaatttatatttaacacattttttatcatgtagTCTTATTctgtaattgaaaaaagtttttaataatatataaaattgataattatttttaaataatactaaCGTGTCATATTTTGTGCAAGTTTTTGCTGGATAATGATAGCCAAAACACTGTGGTctcaatatattaaaatacgtTGTTCCAATATTAACAGATATCAATGtacttatatttttcaaacatttgaaaaattcataatcACACGAACACGctgatctaaaaaaattaatatataaaaaaaaaaaaaacaagaattatcatattaagaaaaaaaaattctattcattgacttattttatcattcaagtatcaagccttttttttttttttttttgttatttttatgtttttttttgcctcgTAAACATTCCATTGTTAATAAGTTGTTCCATGGTCTCTCCCGGCTGGATGCTGTAGGGACACTGATCATGATGCTGGCAACATCTATCAAcctgtttttaattatataattaattaatattattattttaaaaaaaaattgattaacaattattattatttatttgagtttTTACCTGTGAAAATAGTCCAACTTCTTCGTTTGTTTTGGCAACATTTCCACCGCCACACCAAAGCGTCCCTTAAAAATAtccattattattcattattaatattgttataaatttttaaacagcTTTTAATGTTGAGCCAGTATTTTTGATTcttagatttttaaaaatttttcatatacctGGAAAAACAGCATGAAAATCTTCTTTGAATGCGTTTAGAGCATCACCAAAACCATTAATTCGTGAagttaaaatatcattgtcTTGATTTGCAAAAAAATCTCTAACTGATTTTGGCAattgtgatataaattttgCAGCAAAACTTGATTGTTGTTGTAACATTAATGTTTGCATGATACTTTGAAAAAGCTTTTCAATACCAGATacatatgtttttttcatatcaatttCGTTGTCAATATAATCCTCATTTGATTCATCACTTAAAccagttgttgttgtatcatacatatcaaatttttgggcttttattacatcaaaataaaagatgaataTTGACATCAATATCATCACGAAAAATTGCTTCATTTTATAATCTCGTTTTAAtacctaaataaatatatatttaaaatttaatttattcatttataaataatataataataataattcagggTCATTTTGATTAgcacatttaatttaaaatataaaaaatttctattgttAATTAGCGGAACGAAAtggagaaattaaaaaaaaaaaaaaaaaattttttttacattgaaaatgCGCAATGATTATTCTTGCGATAGCCCTGGGCAATTTTCGAATTTCGAAATAGAATTTTACTTGAGCTCACC is drawn from Aphidius gifuensis isolate YNYX2018 linkage group LG3, ASM1490517v1, whole genome shotgun sequence and contains these coding sequences:
- the LOC122853002 gene encoding uncharacterized protein LOC122853002 — its product is MNPFNACPTVEVTTRSFFSFKITILKKTNKSKNYSTKVLKRDYKMKQFFVMILMSIFIFYFDVIKAQKFDMYDTTTTGLSDESNEDYIDNEIDMKKTYVSGIEKLFQSIMQTLMLQQQSSFAAKFISQLPKSVRDFFANQDNDILTSRINGFGDALNAFKEDFHAVFPGTLWCGGGNVAKTNEEVGLFSQVDRCCQHHDQCPYSIQPGETMEQLINNGMFTRSACSCDYEFFKCLKNISTLISVNIGTTYFNILRPQCFGYHYPAKTCTKYDTIRLHDKKCVKYKLDYSKNKSMEWYDLPDF
- the LOC122851066 gene encoding odorant receptor Or1-like, producing MTLSNENKSIDTFTIENNSLKHLKPNLQLNISLKIIKYLGTWPPVSSWRNIYYIFTLFSFIFILGIYLVVQLINIFVFWGNIEVMVASTFLLMTNSVHAYKICVIIKNQKRIQLLFDTISSELFTKNFDKYERIFTWYAWSGIKHHIAYQSFGTMAVFCWGFVPISNAITGNERQLPMDGWYPYDTKLSPAFELTCGHQAVAVIIACCHNIGMDTLINGFINVACCQLEVIKQNILSIDDGDKNVHQEINQSVQHSVVVMKFIDEVQSIFGTVIMYQLIANCLIICLTAFHVVQMTVYIPAEIFGMMMYMCCMTYQIFIFCWNGNELTIQSETLAFTAITSNWWKFDKKYKRSLGILITRSHKPMIFKAGPLINLSLQTFMKVLRMSYSFFTLLQSSTNPH